In one Spirosoma rigui genomic region, the following are encoded:
- a CDS encoding TonB-dependent receptor plug domain-containing protein, with protein MFSLVRRRIVLFILVSTGFLFAFYSSDDDFVRQLVARFEAYNQQRPVEKVYVHTDRDTYVIGETIWMKGYLFSGNNHVADTVSRVLYVDLIDARSKKVRQRLQLRAVDSYAPGQLNLPDSVKAGTYQLRAYTNFMRNESDAYFFTKTLTILSPDGASPGGGSLPSAVPPLPDVQFLPEGGNLVAGLDGRVAFKAVGPSGHYVDVAGFVLDAKKDTVTGFSSEHAGMGHFTIKPEAGQTYTAFVTLADGRLASYPMPAVQAQGIVMQVDNLSNKENIRVYLRHNKPVGAGTATAHLVLIAQTRGAIVHTVSVPLSKNPAVVQLPKAEFPEGIAQLTLFDETNKPVGERLVFVEKNEQIQIALTPDKAAYRNRQKVDLTLTTTDAQGKPVAASLSLAAVDAKLSPELDSNVATITSHLLLSSDLTGTIEQPGYYFDPAQKRRIPHLDQLLMTQGWRRFSWSDVLAGTIPPIKYPVEQGLSLTGRVVRPNQKDVDGRVKLTFVLAKRDSARKEGERDFLAGESDEQGNYAAYNLDFTDTTTVLIQAVRGKANRNLAITLDQLLAPPVTILKVPYNPVEFRSDELAEFVRRTREYLDIERQIRRNGEVLLQSVTVKAKRTEERDSRVIYSNPDASVKFDQMNTTGRLTIMDVIQGRVAGVQVTGSGFSARVQIRGAANFNGPIEPLFVLDGMPVDLQTIMSISVQDVDKVDILKGASAAIYGSRGVGVSFLC; from the coding sequence ATGTTTTCGCTAGTTCGTCGACGTATTGTATTGTTTATACTGGTTAGCACCGGTTTTTTGTTTGCTTTCTATTCTAGCGACGATGACTTCGTGCGGCAGTTGGTAGCCCGGTTCGAAGCCTACAACCAGCAGCGGCCAGTCGAAAAAGTCTACGTCCATACCGATCGGGATACCTACGTGATCGGGGAAACAATCTGGATGAAAGGGTATCTGTTTAGCGGCAACAACCACGTTGCCGATACCGTTAGCCGGGTGCTTTACGTTGACCTGATTGATGCACGTAGTAAAAAGGTTCGCCAGCGCCTGCAGTTGCGGGCTGTTGATAGTTACGCACCCGGCCAGCTAAACTTACCTGATTCGGTTAAAGCGGGGACCTATCAGCTTCGGGCCTACACTAACTTTATGCGGAATGAGTCGGACGCTTATTTCTTCACAAAAACACTAACTATCCTATCGCCCGACGGGGCTTCTCCTGGCGGAGGTTCGCTTCCATCGGCAGTACCTCCGCTGCCCGATGTTCAGTTTCTACCCGAGGGCGGTAACCTGGTGGCCGGGCTGGACGGGCGCGTTGCTTTCAAGGCCGTAGGACCATCGGGCCACTACGTAGATGTTGCCGGGTTTGTGCTGGATGCCAAAAAAGATACCGTTACCGGTTTCTCCAGTGAACATGCGGGAATGGGACATTTCACTATTAAGCCCGAAGCCGGACAGACATACACCGCTTTTGTGACACTTGCCGATGGGCGGCTGGCCTCCTATCCTATGCCTGCCGTGCAGGCGCAGGGTATTGTAATGCAGGTCGATAACCTGAGCAACAAGGAAAATATCCGCGTGTATCTGCGCCACAATAAACCCGTGGGTGCCGGCACCGCAACCGCCCACCTGGTGCTTATAGCCCAGACGCGCGGGGCCATCGTGCATACCGTCAGCGTGCCACTGAGCAAGAATCCGGCGGTTGTCCAATTACCCAAAGCGGAATTCCCCGAAGGAATTGCCCAGTTAACGCTATTCGATGAGACGAATAAACCGGTGGGCGAACGGCTCGTTTTCGTCGAGAAAAATGAACAGATCCAAATAGCGCTGACGCCGGACAAGGCGGCTTACAGGAACCGGCAGAAAGTGGATCTGACGCTCACAACGACCGACGCGCAGGGGAAACCCGTTGCCGCTAGTCTGTCACTGGCTGCCGTCGACGCCAAGCTATCGCCCGAGCTGGATTCCAACGTAGCAACGATCACCTCGCACCTGTTGCTTTCCTCTGACCTGACGGGGACCATCGAGCAGCCGGGGTATTATTTCGATCCGGCGCAGAAAAGGCGGATACCGCACCTTGATCAGCTGCTGATGACGCAGGGCTGGCGCCGGTTTTCCTGGTCCGACGTGCTGGCGGGTACCATTCCCCCCATCAAGTATCCGGTTGAGCAAGGGCTTTCGCTGACGGGTCGGGTTGTTCGACCCAATCAGAAAGACGTGGACGGTCGGGTTAAATTGACGTTTGTACTGGCCAAGCGGGATAGCGCGAGAAAAGAAGGGGAGCGCGATTTTCTGGCGGGCGAATCGGATGAGCAGGGTAACTATGCCGCTTACAACCTCGATTTTACTGATACCACGACGGTGCTCATTCAGGCAGTACGGGGTAAAGCTAACCGCAACCTGGCGATCACACTCGATCAACTCCTTGCACCACCGGTAACGATCCTGAAAGTGCCTTACAACCCGGTTGAGTTCCGCAGCGATGAACTGGCGGAGTTTGTCCGGCGTACCCGCGAATACCTCGATATCGAACGGCAGATCCGGCGTAACGGCGAAGTGCTGCTCCAGAGCGTGACGGTGAAAGCCAAACGCACCGAAGAGCGTGACTCGCGGGTTATCTATAGTAACCCCGATGCGAGTGTTAAATTTGACCAGATGAACACGACCGGGCGACTAACGATCATGGACGTTATCCAGGGACGGGTAGCGGGGGTACAGGTAACGGGGTCGGGGTTCAGCGCGCGGGTACAGATCAGGGGTGCCGCTAATTTTAACGGGCCCATCGAGCCGCTGTTCGTGCTGGACGGTATGCCCGTCGATTTGCAGACGATCATGAGTATTTCGGTGCAGGATGTTGATAAGGTCGACATCCTCAAGGGGGCATCGGCCGCAATTTACGGGTCGCGGGGAGTGGGGGTGTCATTTCTGTGCTGA
- a CDS encoding oxidoreductase, whose protein sequence is MTAPTYKTALVIGATGLIGNLLTHQLLESPQYETVKVLVRSPLKWKHPRLQEVTFDFERPNGLLTQADDIFCCLGTTMKKAGSKEAFKKVDYQYPLDIARLGRESGAQQFLIVTAMGADPDSSFFYNRVKGEVERDLKALQYPALLIFRPSLLLGNRGENRLGERLAEGAMRLFNPLIPARYKGIEAAKVARAMLVTAQQALTGTHVYESDILQAY, encoded by the coding sequence ATGACGGCACCCACCTATAAAACAGCGTTAGTTATTGGCGCAACGGGGCTTATCGGCAACCTGCTTACTCATCAACTTCTTGAGTCTCCTCAGTATGAAACCGTTAAGGTACTTGTTCGCTCCCCATTAAAATGGAAGCATCCCCGCCTACAGGAAGTAACCTTTGACTTCGAACGCCCGAATGGTCTGCTCACCCAGGCCGATGATATTTTTTGTTGCCTGGGTACGACCATGAAAAAAGCTGGTTCGAAAGAGGCATTCAAAAAAGTAGATTACCAGTACCCCCTGGACATTGCCCGGCTGGGCCGCGAGAGTGGTGCCCAGCAATTTTTGATTGTTACCGCCATGGGTGCCGACCCCGATTCGTCGTTTTTTTACAACCGGGTAAAAGGCGAAGTTGAGCGCGATCTCAAAGCCCTTCAATATCCGGCCCTGCTCATTTTTCGTCCGTCGCTCCTACTCGGCAACCGGGGCGAGAACCGGCTGGGCGAGCGACTGGCCGAAGGGGCTATGCGACTTTTCAATCCGCTTATTCCAGCCAGGTACAAAGGAATTGAAGCCGCCAAAGTTGCCAGAGCCATGCTGGTAACGGCCCAGCAGGCGCTCACCGGCACCCACGTGTACGAGTCGGATATACTGCAGGCGTATTAG
- a CDS encoding glutaminase family protein, which translates to MHTLPGFAQDRVAAQSVLNPPATPLLTIDPYTSVWSFGNQLNGDATRHWTGQVQQLNGLIRVDGKTFRFMGKPSFVGETLVPSAERHAYQARFMTEKPVSDAWTKPDFDDSQWATGEGTFGSRTSDHTAWTTPNIYVRRTVMLDRVPDSPLLVNAIQNDNYELFINGERVANVAGVTPNYRLTPTHKSAAELLRPGKNVIAFHSENFSGPGFVDIGLVEERVLTDQAATQTSHRMTATQSIYTFTAAGVDLTVTFMAPLLMDNLTVLSRPVQYISYQIRSNDGKAHDVQLYTDVSSELAVNTPDQVVTWSRGRTGGGTGTRLDYMRAGTVAQEVLGRKGDDVRIDWGHVYVASAVEPGTSRRIGTLLSTRNQFEREGRVTDLHETMPRAVADSNGQAPRPVLATSINLGTVHSKSVERHLLIGYDDVKSVEYVGKPLNAWWRRDGNTTMEQALQDAEADYTRLKTACDAFDKKLYADALAAGGAEYASLCVLGYRQAIAAHKLVAGPNGEAFFFSKENFSNGSIGTVDVTYPSAPLFLLYNPTLLKGMMEPIFQYSESGRWTKPFAAHDVGTYPIANGQTYGEDMPVEECGNMLILTAALAAVEGNPRYARAHWATLTTWTDYLIKNGFDPTNQLCTDDFAGHIARNANLSVKAIMGIASYGYLAGRMGDKAREEEYLAIARDLARKWTKLAEDTSGGLRHYTLTFENPGTWSQKYNLVWDKLLKLKVFPDDVAKTEVAYYLTKQQPFGLPLDSRKTYTKSDWIVWTATLADRPADFQALIAPVLKFVNESPDRVPLNDWHETTDGRKVGFQARSVVGGYYIKLLEKRLAN; encoded by the coding sequence ATGCATACGCTACCTGGATTTGCGCAAGACCGTGTGGCTGCTCAATCCGTTCTGAACCCGCCTGCAACACCGCTTCTTACTATTGACCCCTACACAAGCGTCTGGTCGTTCGGCAACCAGCTCAACGGCGATGCTACCCGCCATTGGACGGGACAGGTGCAACAGCTGAATGGCCTGATCCGGGTCGATGGCAAAACATTTCGGTTTATGGGGAAGCCCTCTTTTGTGGGGGAAACCCTGGTGCCATCGGCCGAGCGACACGCCTACCAGGCCCGCTTTATGACCGAAAAGCCAGTATCCGATGCCTGGACGAAACCCGATTTCGACGATAGCCAGTGGGCTACGGGCGAAGGAACGTTCGGGAGCCGGACGAGTGACCACACTGCCTGGACAACTCCCAACATCTACGTTCGGCGAACGGTGATGCTCGACCGGGTGCCGGATAGCCCGCTACTGGTCAATGCGATCCAGAATGATAATTACGAGCTGTTTATCAATGGCGAACGCGTGGCTAACGTAGCAGGCGTGACCCCCAATTACCGGCTGACGCCCACGCACAAGAGCGCAGCGGAACTGTTGCGGCCGGGTAAGAATGTCATTGCGTTTCACAGCGAAAATTTCTCGGGACCCGGCTTTGTCGACATAGGGCTCGTTGAGGAGCGGGTACTGACCGATCAGGCAGCTACCCAGACGAGTCACCGGATGACCGCTACGCAGTCGATCTATACGTTCACGGCTGCGGGCGTCGACCTGACGGTCACGTTTATGGCGCCGTTGCTGATGGACAACCTGACGGTGCTGTCCCGACCGGTTCAATACATCAGCTACCAGATTCGCTCGAACGACGGTAAGGCGCACGACGTGCAGCTCTACACCGATGTTTCCTCTGAGCTTGCCGTCAATACCCCGGACCAGGTCGTTACATGGAGCCGGGGACGGACGGGTGGGGGAACGGGGACCCGGCTAGACTACATGCGAGCCGGTACGGTTGCGCAGGAAGTACTGGGCCGCAAAGGGGATGATGTTCGTATCGACTGGGGTCATGTATACGTTGCATCGGCGGTGGAACCCGGTACCAGTCGGCGGATCGGTACGTTACTCAGTACACGGAACCAGTTCGAACGGGAGGGGCGGGTAACCGATCTGCACGAAACTATGCCACGGGCCGTGGCTGATAGCAATGGCCAGGCACCCCGCCCGGTGCTGGCAACCAGTATCAATCTGGGCACCGTCCATAGTAAGTCGGTCGAACGTCATTTGCTGATTGGGTACGACGACGTGAAATCGGTTGAATACGTGGGTAAGCCCCTCAATGCCTGGTGGCGACGGGACGGAAATACAACGATGGAGCAGGCGCTGCAGGATGCTGAAGCTGATTACACCCGGCTCAAAACGGCCTGCGATGCCTTCGACAAAAAATTGTATGCTGATGCGCTGGCGGCCGGCGGGGCAGAGTATGCTTCTCTGTGCGTGCTGGGCTACCGGCAGGCCATTGCGGCTCACAAGCTTGTAGCCGGGCCCAATGGTGAAGCTTTCTTTTTCTCTAAAGAGAACTTCTCAAATGGGTCTATCGGTACGGTCGATGTGACGTATCCATCGGCCCCCTTGTTTCTACTTTACAACCCAACGTTGCTGAAAGGGATGATGGAACCTATTTTCCAGTACTCCGAGAGTGGCCGTTGGACAAAGCCGTTTGCGGCCCATGACGTAGGTACCTATCCCATTGCCAACGGGCAGACCTATGGCGAAGATATGCCGGTGGAGGAATGTGGCAACATGCTCATCCTGACGGCAGCTCTTGCGGCTGTGGAGGGTAACCCCCGATACGCCAGAGCGCACTGGGCTACGCTGACGACCTGGACCGACTACCTGATAAAGAATGGGTTCGACCCCACCAACCAGCTCTGCACCGATGACTTCGCCGGGCATATTGCGCGAAACGCCAACCTATCCGTCAAAGCCATCATGGGTATTGCGAGTTACGGTTACCTTGCCGGACGCATGGGCGATAAGGCACGCGAAGAAGAATACCTGGCGATTGCCCGGGATCTGGCCCGTAAATGGACAAAACTGGCGGAAGACACATCGGGTGGCCTGCGCCACTATACACTGACGTTTGAAAACCCCGGTACCTGGAGCCAGAAGTACAATCTGGTCTGGGATAAGCTACTGAAGCTAAAGGTTTTTCCGGACGACGTTGCGAAGACGGAAGTCGCCTATTACCTGACCAAACAGCAGCCCTTCGGACTACCGCTGGATAGCCGGAAAACCTACACAAAATCGGACTGGATTGTCTGGACGGCTACGCTGGCCGATCGTCCCGCCGATTTTCAGGCGTTGATTGCGCCCGTCTTGAAATTCGTTAACGAGAGCCCGGACCGGGTGCCTCTCAACGACTGGCACGAAACAACCGACGGGCGTAAAGTTGGTTTTCAGGCCCGTTCGGTGGTGGGCGGGTATTACATCAAGTTGCTGGAGAAACGACTGGCGAATTAA
- a CDS encoding GNAT family N-acetyltransferase — protein sequence MIPQSTPFYLIRPASESDSESVYAFMCELEEIVLDRVQFENVFRHNLINPLVRYLIAEWNGQTVGFASCHIQFVLHHTGKVAEIQELYVHPDYRNQRIGQALVTAIDALARQQGAVNLEVTTNQKRSDTIRFYEREHFVRTHVKLVKPI from the coding sequence GTGATACCTCAATCTACTCCATTTTACCTGATCCGGCCCGCGAGTGAGAGCGATTCAGAATCAGTTTATGCGTTCATGTGCGAACTGGAGGAGATTGTTCTGGATAGAGTGCAGTTTGAGAACGTGTTCCGGCACAACCTGATAAACCCGCTCGTCCGGTATCTGATTGCCGAGTGGAACGGCCAGACTGTTGGTTTTGCCAGTTGTCATATTCAGTTTGTTCTGCACCATACCGGTAAGGTCGCCGAGATTCAGGAGTTGTACGTTCACCCTGACTACCGCAACCAGCGAATCGGTCAGGCACTGGTGACTGCAATCGACGCGCTGGCCCGGCAACAGGGGGCTGTCAACCTGGAGGTGACTACTAATCAGAAACGTAGTGATACCATCCGTTTCTACGAACGGGAACACTTCGTACGCACTCATGTCAAACTTGTCAAACCCATATAA